In Fusarium fujikuroi IMI 58289 draft genome, chromosome FFUJ_chr02, the genomic stretch TCTATAGAACTCGAGCCGACTCAGAGGACAACGCTGGTGCTGTTTGAGCGCATAGGAGGCTCCATCAGCTTGGTCGCTGTCCTCTGTATCTTCGTCGCGTATGCGCTTGTGCCCAAAGTTCGAAATGTTCAAAACACCTTCATCGTGTTTGCGAGCGTCGCGAATGTCGGTGCGAGTGTTGCGAGTATCATCGCCTTGGATGGTTTGGAACTAGGCGTCGCTTCGCCTCTTTGTCAGGCACAGAGTTTCATGTTTCATATGTGAGTTGCCTCTCATtatctcattctcattctcattgTCCTTCTGTTATCACTGACCTCATGTAGGTTCATGCAGTCTGATCCCTGGTGGTCTCTGGCCATGGCATTCaatgtcttcctcgtcttcttcttccgcgCCAAACCCGACTCATTCCgcaggtggtggtggataTATTGTCTTATTTGTTACGGTGGCCCTTTTGCTATTGCCATGGCGTTGCTTCTGGTTAGAAACCCGAACCGCGGCCTTGTGTTTGGTGAGGCCACTGTAAGTCCGCCCCTGGTTATTAAGACAAAGGGGGCATTGTTGTTGACTCGATGACAGATCTGGTGCTGGGTCAACCAGGACTGGGAAGGAATTCGTATATACACTTACTATATGCTCGTCTGGGTTTGTATCGCTGGTTCGATCCTCTTCTACTTCCTGGTTGGCTACCATGTCTTTCATACTCGGAACCAACTCAAGAGTTTGACTGCCTCAAGGAGTCGAGAGCCAGCTCCTTTTGAGCCACCCCAGCCCCAAGCTGTAAGTCTGCCTGACATGTATAACAAACATGATAAGCTAACACTTGACAGCAACGTCAAGTCGAGTTCCTGTCAGTTCCTCAAGACTGTTTCTACGGCACTATCGTCACTGAAGTCCAGGTCGTTCACTCAACACCCTCAGCGAACCATCTCCCTAGTGAACCCAAGCCCGCTTACACTGCTGGTCCATCGTCACCCCAAGTCTCCTTTGACGAGAACCCACACGTCGCGCAGGGATCTCACAGTCACTACTTCTCGACCTCTATATCCCCTGGTATCGACAGTAGAGAGCGAACTAGCATGTCCCCTCTCCGCCGCATAACATCGGCGACAAACCGAACCGTCAACAAATTCGTCATCGACGATCCCATCAAGCGGGCTTACTTACGTACGAGCTTCCTTTTCGCCCTTAGTGTGCTGGTGACTTGGATCCCGAGCAGTCTGAACCGCATCCACAGCTGGCTCGTCGGTACGTCTCCCTACGAGTACCATGTCGCCACGGCCGCCGTCCTTCCCCTCCAAGGACTCTGGAACGCGGTGATTTTCTTTGTGACGAGTGGGAAACCCCTTCGAGAGTGGTACAGAAACCTACGCTACCCCCAGGCCCAGGATAGAGAGATGATCGAAACACGGGTGGAGCATGATGAGCATGTTGGAAGAAGCGGCGAGAGTTTCCTGGACGACACAGACTCCGGTAGCGACGTTGAGCTGCGAAGAATGGGAGAGGCGCCGGGCAAGAGATCGGCGAGTCTCTGAGGGGGGATGTTTTTAGAAGGAATCCTTTTCTTATGTCTGGCCTATATGTACGCTGATAAGATTTTATGGCTTGTGATGAGTGGCGATGTATATCGCAATCTAGACTAGAATACTAGACTTGACGATAACTGGGCATCTATGAGTGACGACCGCCATGGAACGTTTCTAAATTAAGGAATATCCTTAAACTCTCAAAGATAAACAATCATTGGCAAGTAACTATTTCAGTACAGTCGACTCAGTTACATGGCAGCGCCGTGAATCACAAGAGTCTTTCCAGAGCTTCCAATTTCCTGCACCGCAGATTTCTCCACAGCCAAGAGAAGACTACTAGCTCTTACGAGCAATTCTATCACCAATCAGCACAGATCGTGCAATCATGAACTAGAATCATACCTTCATATACAAGCTTGTAGTGAACTGGTGGATCATCATCTGGACCTGAGATGAGCGGCATTGTTTCAGATGCTGCCGGTGCAACGCTGAATCGTATCCCAACGTTGTTGTGCGTATCAATCCAGATGATATTCTCAGAGTCAGACTGAGACTTATCCTGTCTGCTCGCCATCTTGGCGAGCCACTTTCGGAAGACGCGGATGACCCCGTCGACAATGTTAACATGGCTTATGAATAGTCCGCTCCTTGGACCCTCCTTGACAAGGTTCGTAACAGCACAAAGCTGAGAGAACATTTCCCCATCATCAAGGTTCACATCTTGAGTGGCggtatcatcttcaacatcatcagaggGCTGCGCCTCCGTGGGACGTCTTCGGCTCCTCTTGATACTTCTGTTCTCGGGGGCGAATACGGGCATATAAGAGGCATACAAAGCTCGTAGATCAGACAGCTCGGGCATATCTTGGCTGATGGGCTGGCCGTCTTGCCCCACGATACCTTGGTAGCGGCATGCCAAATAAGGTGTGTAAAGCTGATCGCTTGGGTGGTAACACtctaaaataagcttattgtCTGGAAGGGGCGCAGCTTGAAGCAGGCGTTGGTGAAGGAGACGAGTGACAAGAGAGCAGATGCGGCGGTTAGTCGGGGCGAAAGAGAGTAAATCTTGAGTTGAGAAGGgggccaagatcgagatgagAGTCTAAAAGAAAGTCAATTCCCTAAAATGGCTCATTTTTTTTCTGGCGAGAGCTCACTTCGTTTGGTAGGATATCGATGAAGCTATCGTgagtcgtcatcatcatagGCTATGGTTCTCTGAGCTTCATCAGGTGGCGATACGATGGACAGCGGGTATATTATCCACAAACAACAGAAAACCCAATAATAGAAGGGTAAATAGAAATAACGGGCGTATTTCAAAGCCAGTGGAAAGAAGATTTGGGCGCTGATAGAAGGAGACTGAGTTTTTGGCTGTGTTAGGTTATGCTATATTATGTTGAGTGAGTGAAGCTTTGTAGCCTCAAGATGAGGTGACAGCTTCATTAAATGTCCTAAAACGCGGGGGAGGGGCAGGCTAATTTAGTCAGCATCCGCAAGTCCGAATGACGAAATAACTATCTTTGCATCTGATAAGTAAGTTGATAGATAGCATTATTGAATCTTGTCCCAA encodes the following:
- a CDS encoding related to G protein coupled receptor like protein produces the protein MSHKFVVGRGMQSIELEPTQRTTLVLFERIGGSISLVAVLCIFVAYALVPKVRNVQNTFIVFASVANVGASVASIIALDGLELGVASPLCQAQSFMFHMFMQSDPWWSLAMAFNVFLVFFFRAKPDSFRRWWWIYCLICYGGPFAIAMALLLVRNPNRGLVFGEATIWCWVNQDWEGIRIYTYYMLVWVCIAGSILFYFLVGYHVFHTRNQLKSLTASRSREPAPFEPPQPQAQRQVEFLSVPQDCFYGTIVTEVQVVHSTPSANHLPSEPKPAYTAGPSSPQVSFDENPHVAQGSHSHYFSTSISPGIDSRERTSMSPLRRITSATNRTVNKFVIDDPIKRAYLRTSFLFALSVLVTWIPSSLNRIHSWLVGTSPYEYHVATAAVLPLQGLWNAVIFFVTSGKPLREWYRNLRYPQAQDREMIETRVEHDEHVGRSGESFLDDTDSGSDVELRRMGEAPGKRSASL